TCTATACCCATATATCCTATGATATCAATCATAATAAGTCCTTAAATATGCTCCTTTGGGGCACTTCTTAATACATCACAGAATTTTCACAACATCACGGAGCTAAGACCTTAGACAGCCATCTCACTCTGGGTCATGTGATGCCcgctgctgcttttttttttatcaggatgCTCTTGCAAAAGATTTATTAATCTCAATGTGCTTTTTTCTGGTAAAACGaagtttaaatataattttaaaaagtgaGAGAAATTCACATTCTcgtcttttgttttatttgtttattgtgaaATAGAAATGTCAAAGCTAATATTTTGTTACACGACACCTCTACTAACCAAACTAGAGTTTTGTCTCAAATCACATTCTCATGCACTATAGATGTCAGTGTACTTATAGTTTATAGTCTTTACATATTTATAGTCTCTCATGTACAAGTCTCTTTAGTAAAAAAGCCTACTTTTATAATTGTCTTGATCTCAATAACAATGATGACAGAAATGTACACATTGGGGCTGAACttctcagtgtgtataacacTGCTGAGTGTGAATGTACAATTTGATCTGTGAAACTGATAGACAGGTTTGTTGTAGCTCTGATGACAATATTACATTTGTACCTCCAGATGTACATAAGGCCATGGTCTGTGAAAagaacttaaaataaataaatgaatgggaGATGAAATGGGGAAAgtaaacatttgtaaacattttttttgttttattctataaACTACTTACAGAATTCCTTGCAAATtccaaaatataatattatcttttaaagatttcattcattcattcattttctaccgcttatccgaacttctcgggtcacggggagcctgtgcctatctcaggcgtcattgggcatcaaggcaggatacaccctggatggagtttacagatttcaattcaaatcaattatTTGAATTGAATCTCACTTTTAACATTTGGCATCATCTCAAACATTGACTATTTTTAGAGgaacagaaactgaaaaatatttaaaaaatttaaaaatattaaaatttaaaataaagttactCTAAATGTTATCtgtaacatttatccctaatgatcgaGACTGAGGTGACTATGAAACCATGAAAGATCAGGACACGGTTATCTAAGCTTTAAAACCAACGGACGCAAAGCAGTCCAAAAGCATATGTTGCCATAGTAACTCGGTGCTTATCTTTCTTTGTAGGAATGTACAGAAAATTGTCTCAGTTATTCCACACCAGTCggtattgttttttctttattggtGCAGCTTCAGTTCATACAACATTCATAAACACAGGAAGTCTATATACACATTGGGGAGGCTGGGGATTACATGCAAATCAGCGATGTGTTATGACCTCATTCTCTACCTTCAGTAGGTGAAAACAATGTGATTATAACGATGCCCTGTTGAAACCTAACACTATTACTCTTTAACTACCAGGTTTGGTGTAGTCTGATGCCTTGCTAATGATGGACCACATATGAGATCAAAAAAGTTCTATGCGATACAGTTGTGGAAGTAGCCATTTCTGATGATGTCGGAGGTTGTTGGACATCACTAATAGTGAAGGAGGTGCTGATAAACATGCATACACTGACATCACCACATCAAAGGGTCACCATATCTGTAGGGAGAAAAGTCAGAACACATAATTTGgataatattataaaattagaATGTATTCAATAAACAATGTGgtaaaattcataaaaaaattaatttgtgaATCCATAAGAGTATGTGAACAGGTCAGGAGTAGGGTTCTGCACTTTACCTGGACTGCAGTCgcatctctgtctctccaaACAGGATGTCTGGGGTCAATGCATCGCTGGTTGACCTTTTCCCATACCTGACAGATGGAAGGTAACAGAGAAAGTTTAGCCGTGAAAAGCGCCCAACacttttaattcaattaatcATTTTTCCAACATCCATCTCTTTCAGGACCATCATTTAAGATCACAACAGTTCTCTGCAATGGAGTCACGGAAGTAGTGAATTGTGGTGACGTCAGAGGTTATTGCCTCTAAACCCATTTGAGATTAATCCCTATTTTGTTCAAtgtaaatacaacaaaaatggTCCTTCTGGTAGGTTCTCTGTAACTTTTTTAAGAgtcttgtgtgtctgttttctaAAGGCCGATAAAACATCTTCAACTGAAGTATTTTTCTCAATCATATAAAAGGAAGCCGATTAAATTCAATCCGCTGCAGCTTTATTTCACAGCTGGCACATCTTTGCGCTGTGAAAGAACTGCGTCAGAAAGAACTTAATCTGTAAGGCAAAGAGTGGAAGGCACTTAATTAGACAATCAGAGGCATATTCTTTGTGGATTAATACCAGACTTTGAAGAGTACACTGGAAAGACAAGTAGGCTAATTTTTTACATAAGCAAGAACCACTCGAACCACAAAAAAATCGTTTCCATAGCTTCCTCCAAGttcaataaaatgttattgcGTTTGGTTTTCCAGCACTGTAAATCATGATGGAGTGACAGCAATTCATCCAGTAGATTATAGCTTCAAATTACAACATATGTTAAAGGAGGGATGATTCATACTCATAatagaaacaaaacactgtgcACTTAGACAAGAGCTGTTAGTTTTCCAGAGAAATAGACACATAttttgtgtgcatgcatgtgtgtgtttctagaaACAACCCCaagtccatatgtgtttgtgataTGCACAGGTCACCTCTGCCTCGTGATCAGGTTGATATAGTGTCTCAACGCGGAGTAATACTTGGCTAGTTCTTCAACAGGTGCGTCCTCTCCTGGGTTCTCCGGCTTGGTTGGATATCCTTCCGCCATCGAGCACAAACACGCCACAAGCAGGACGCACGCGCCCCAGCCGACACACACGTTTGCACGCATCTAAAGACATAACGACAGACACACAGCtacaattatataaattacacaAAGAGCTGTTAGAAAACAAAATAGCAAGAAATAACTCAGTAAACGGGCTTAGACGTTTGAAAGACATTACAAACaagcaaaagagaaaaaggtggttttaagtgttttttttaaaaaaaaaaaaaaaaaagaacatttaaaaggTGGGAATGCAACAATAACTGcagaattaatataaataaatacataaatgaacaaacaaacaaataaataaattaatttgtcaTCACTGTTTAAGAAGCTATtagtagatgtgtgtgtgtgtgtgtgtgtgtgtgtgtgtgtgtgtgtgtgtgtgtgtgtgtgtgtatgtgtgtggtccAGGCACTTACAGTTAGCTGATGTTCTGCTTTATCTTCTCCGCTTTTGCTGCTTGTCGGTGTAGTTTGAACACAGTGATGCTGTGCGTCGTGTCTCATGGAGATGATGGTTTAAGTGCTGAGTTTATATAGAGCCGCGCTGCGCCTGCGGTAACGAGGACGCACTCCATCAGTAGTGTTGCGCGCGCGGGCGCACGCGTCATTCATCAACCGACTGACTGGTCCTCTTTGGTAAGATCTTAGATACTACTTGGAGTAGAATCTTTGGTGTGGTCAGATAAAACAACCTTGTTTGTATTTAAAGCAGAGTCGTGAACCCGTCtgaaatacagtacatagatATAAATACATGGATATAAATGATACAAGTGTTTGACTATTATTGAGCAGAATTAAGATACAAGCAGTTTTAACAAGAGAAGAGATGCATGGGACAAAATGGACTGATTTTTGAAAGTTGGATGTAAACACAAGTCAGTTTAAAAATAGCAAATCGCCTTAAAACCCATAAAACACCACACTGTTGAACTATAGCTGGAACTATTGGACCCAATGCTGACATTTTATCTGCAATCAAATTGCTTCCTCATAATGTTAAGAGCTGGAAATATTTTAGCTATTTCTTGGAAATGAtctcttttaaaaaatgttaattgaCAGGAATAAGTATAAGAACAAGAAATGTGTGGAGTTGTGATGGGGTGAATTTGAATATTATTTACTCATGTGTACATAAACCATTAGAACTGACtcaaaaaagatattttaaaagatATTATCCTTTAGAAATTAGAGTGAATGggtttgtttttcacttcatgatgtgtttaattataaaaaactCATGAGATGACTTCTCTTCAGATCTCTCTTTCAGGATGTGTATCATGTTAAATAATGAAGCTTAGTATCtattaaaatactaaaaacataaccaaaataaaacagttcTGTATAATGAACCTGGAAGCTTTATTGCTGGCATGACTTCATGACAACGTGTTAAATTCAGCTTCTTGTAGTAATGTATGGGCAAGTAAATGTTTAACGCTGGGTTTATGTGCCATTAGAACAGACAgtcgtatgtcacatcacttttaCTGCTCacatgtaacaaaaaaaaacatgagtgCAATTATGTTTAATCGAATCTCGGTTTCTTTCCATCCTACTTCATCTGCCTGACCCAATGGCTCGTAAAGTACCATGTACTTTACTAATGTAGGGAAAGAGTTAAGTGTTCTGATTTGAGACAGATGAAGTAGTCCTCGCATAAATTGGACCAAGTAACTTACACAGACATGCAATTACACACATGGTATCAAATTAAACAGTCCAATGACATTGAAATGTCATCTTTTAGATGAGATCCTTTCTGCTCACTTGGGAAACACTTCGGTAACCATGgagctagctgtgtgtgtgtgtgtgtgtgtgtgtgtgtgtgagtgttcatcGTAGACGACTGCTTAACTCTCACAATTTCATACATGTGCAAGGACAAATTAACTTTCTTCTTACAATTAAATCTATTGTATaatgcaaaaatatttaatgcaaaacaaacatcagaTATAAAACTGAACCGTAGGAAACCTGACCACCCAGTGTATATGTATTCACATGTTTGTTGATGTTTAatgattcattcactcattGAGCACCTtttaaagagggaaaaaaaggctGTATTAAA
The Tachysurus fulvidraco isolate hzauxx_2018 chromosome 7, HZAU_PFXX_2.0, whole genome shotgun sequence DNA segment above includes these coding regions:
- the npy gene encoding pro-neuropeptide Y, which encodes MRHDAQHHCVQTTPTSSKSGEDKAEHQLTMRANVCVGWGACVLLVACLCSMAEGYPTKPENPGEDAPVEELAKYYSALRHYINLITRQRYGKRSTSDALTPDILFGETEMRLQSRYGDPLMW